Sequence from the Priestia megaterium genome:
TAAACGTAATCCAATCGGTTCTGAGAACGTAACGGGACTTGCTCGCTTAATTCGCGGCTACATGGTTACAGCTTATGATAATGTACCGCTTTGGCATGAACGTGACATCTCTCATTCATCAGCAGAGCGTGTCATCTTACCTGATGCAACGATTGCTTTAAATTACATGTTAAATCGTTTTGCAAACATTGTTAAAAACTTAACAGTATTCCCTGACAACATGAAGCGCAACATGGATCGTACACTAGGATTAATTTACTCACAGCGTGTACTGTTAACACTAATCAATAAAGGCATGGTACGCGAAGAAGCATACGACTTAGTACAGCCAAAAGCAATGGAAGCATGGGAAACGCAAGTTCCTTTCCGTTCTTTAATTGAAGGCGAAGAGCGCATTACTCGCCACTTATCACCAGAAGAGATTGAAGATTGCTTCGATCATAAGCACCATTTAAAAAATGTAGATATGATTTTTGAACGTTTAGGTCTTTAATAAAAAAGGCAAGGCACGTCCTTGCCTTTATCTAAGAACGTGTATCTGAATATTCTGTATGTAGAGGTGACAGCATGGAAAAGCAAGAGTTACTTTATGAAGGAAAAGCGAAAAAAATTTACGCTACTGATGAGCAAGATGTATTGTGGGTTGCTTATAAAAATGAAGCTACAGCATTCAACGGTCAGAAAAAAGCAGAGATTAGCGGAAAAGCACAGTTGAACAATCAAATTAGTAGTTTACTATTTTCAATGTTACATGAGCAAGGGATTACAACTCACTTTGTGAAGCAGCTTTCAGATCATGAACAAGCGGTTAAGAAAGTAGAAATTGTCCCGCTTGAAGTTGTTGTACGAAATGCTACAGCAGGAAGCCTTGCGAAGCGAATTGGCGTAGAAGAAGGTATTCGTTTTGAACAGCCAATCGTTGAACTTTACTACAAAGATGATGCGCTTGGTGATCCATTAATTCTTGCAGAACATGCGATTTTCCTTAAGGCTGCAACTCAAGAAGAGATTGATAGTTTAAAGGCACAAGCACTTCAAATCAACGAAGTATTATCGAAATTTTTCAAAGATAAAGACATTTTCTTAGTGGATTTTAAATTAGAATTCGGCCGTACTTCTCAAGGCGACATTATTTTAGCGGATGAAATTTCACCTGACACTTGCCGCTTCTGGGATGTTCATACGAACGAAAAATTAGATAAAGATGTATTCCGCAGAGATTTAGGCGGTTTAACAGAAGCATACGAAAAAATCTTACAGCGAATCGGAGGATAACCCAACCATGTATAAAGTAAAAGTATTTGTCACATTAAGAGAAAGTGTATTAGACCCTCAAGGAGTAGCCGTTAAAAATTCATTGCACCGTATGTCTTATGAAGAAGTAGAAGAAGTACGCATCGGTAAATTTTTAGAGCTAACAATCGACAGCACAGATTCATTAGATGAACGCGTAAAAGAAATGTGTGAAAAGCTTTTAGTTAATACAGTAATTGAAGATTACCGTTACGAGGTTGAGGAGGTTGTCGTACAGTGAAATTTGCTGTAATTGTTTTTCCAGGATCAAACTGTGACGTCGATATGTATCATGCCATCAAAGATGAGCTTGGTGAAGAAGTAGATTACGTTTGGCACGATACAGAATCATTAGATCAATATGATGGTATCTTGCTTCCAGGTGGTTTCTCATATGGAGATTACCTTCGTTCAGGTGCTATCGCTCGTTTCTCAAATGTAATGGACGCTGTAAAAAAAGCAGCAAGCCAAGGAAAGCCAGTACTAGGTGTATGTAATGGATTCCAAATTTTATTAGAAGCAGGATTACTGCCAGGTGCTATGCGCCGTAATGAAAACTTAAAATTCATCTGTAAAACAGTGAATTTGAAAGTAGCTAATAACGAAACAATGTTTACAAATGCTTATGGCAAAGATGAAGTAATTGCTATTCCAGTGGCACACGGTGAAGGCAACTACTATTGTGATGAACACACGTTACAAAAATTGATTGAAAACAACCAGATTCTTTTCCAATACGCAGGTGATAATCCAAACGGAAGTCTTCAAGATATTGCAGGGATTACGAACGAAACAGGCAACGTATTAGGAATGATGCCTCACCCAGAAAGAGCGGTAAGCGATCTTTTAGGAAGCGCGGACGGACTTAAATTATTTCAATCAATCGTAAAGCAGTGGAGGGAACAAAATGTCGTTACTTCTTGAACCAAATGTAGAGCAAATTAAAGAACAAAAGTTATATCGAGACATGGGATTAACAGACGAAGAGTTTGCGAATGTAGAGCAACTGCTTGGTCGTACTCCTAATTATACAGAAACAGGCTTATTCTCTGTTATGTGGTCAGAGCACTGCAGTTATAAAAACTCTAAGCCTGTACTGAAAAAATTCCCTATCACGGGTGAAAAAGTATTACAAGGTCCTGGTGAAGGAGCTGGTATCGTTGATATTGGTGACAACCAAGCCGTTGTATTTAAAATCGAAAGTCATAACCATCCATCAGCAATTGAACCTTATCAAGGAGCAGCAACTGGTGTAGGTGGTATCATTCGTGACGTCTTTTCAATGGGAGCAAGACCGATTGCACTTTTAAACTCTTTGCGTTTTGGTGAATTAACTTCTCCAAAGGTTCGTCATTTGTTTGAGGAAGTAGTAGCGGGAATCGCAGGTTACGGTAACTGTGTAGGAATCCCAACAGTAGGCGGAGAAATTCAGTTTGAAGCTTCATATGAAGGAAATCCGCTTGTTAACGCTATGTGTGTGGGTTTAATTAATCACGAAGACATTCAAAAAGGTCAAGCTAAAGGCGTTGGCAACACGGTTATGTATGTAGGGGCAAAAACGGGCCGCGACGGTATCCACGGGGCAACATTTGCTTCTGAAGAACTATCTGATCAGTCAGATGAAAAGCGTCCTGCTGTACAAGTAGGAGATCCATTTATGGAAAAACTTCTTCTTGAAGCTTGCTTAGAACTTATCAAGTGTGACGCTTTAGTCGGTATTCAAGATATGGGCGCTGCGGGCTTAACAAGTTCTTCAGCAGAGATGGCAAGTAAAGCAGGTTCTGGTATTGAAATGAACCTTGATCTTGTACCTCAGCGTGAAACAGGTATGACACCATATGAAATGATGCTTTCAGAATCTCAAGAGCGCATGCTCATCGTTGTTGAAAAAGGCCGTGAAAATGAAATCGTAGAAATCGTAGAAAAATACGGATTAGAAGCTGTTTCAGTTGGTCACGTAACCGACGATAAGCGCCTTCGTTTAACTCATAACGGAGAAGTAGTAGCAGATGTTCCTGTAGATGCATTAGCAGAAGATGCACCGGTATACCACAAGCCATCTCAAGAACCAGCATACTATCGTGAGTTCCAAGAGCAATCAGCATATGCTCCTACTGTTGAAAATCACAGTGATATGTTAGTAACACTTTTAAAACAGCCTACTATTGCAAACAAAGAGTGGGTTTACAACCAATATGACTATCAAGTACGTACAAACACAGTTGTATCTCCTGGATCTGACGCGGCGGTTGTTCGTGTACGTGATACAAATAAAGCATTAGCGATGACAACAGACTGTAACTCTCGCTATTTATACCTAGACCCAGAAGTAGGCGGCCGTATTGCAGTAGCAGAAGCTGCTCGTAACCTTGTATGTTCAGGTGCACAGCCTCTTGCAATTACAGACTGCTTAAACTTCGGTAACCCTGAAAAACCAGAAATCTTCTGGCAAATTGAAAAAGCAACAGACGGTATGAGCGACGCTTGCCGTGAGCTATCGACTCCGGTTATCGGCGGTAACGTATCTCTTTACAATGAAACAAAAGGTGAAGCAATTTACCCAACTCCTGTTATCGGAATGGTTGGTTTGATCGACGATATCAACCATATTACAACTCAATATGCGAAGCAAAAAGATGACTTAATCTATATTATTGGTAAAGCAGAAGCAGAATTCGCAGGTACTGAACTTCAAAAAGTACTAGAAAACGGTACAGTATTTGGCCATTCACCTAAATTAGATTTAGCAGTTGAAAAAACACGTCAAGATCAGCTTCTTCAAGCAATTCGTGAAGGTGCAGTTCAATCTGCTCACGATATTGCAGAAGGAGGATTCGCAGTAGCCTTAGCTGAAAAAGTGATGAACGGCAGCGGATTAGGTGTGGACGTAACGGTAGATGGCGAAGCAACAGCAGAGCTATTCAGTGAAACACAATCACGCTTTATCGTAACGGTTTCTCCAGAGAATAAAGAAAAATTCGAAATGCTTGTACAAGATGCAACATTAGTAGGACGCGTAACAGAAGACGCAACATTAACTGTTAAACATCAAGAAAATGTTCTTGTTCAATTATCAGTTGAAGAATTAACTACTGCTTGGAAAGGAGCGCTTCCATGCTTGCTGAAATCAAAGGCTTAAACGAAGAATGTGGCGTATTCGGTGTATGGGGACATGAAAATGCAAGCCAGATTGCTTATTACGGTTTGCATAGCTTGCAACACCGCGGACAAGAAGGCGCTGGAATTGCTGTAACAGACGGTGAAAAAGTGACAGTAATGAAAGGCGTTGGTCTTGTTAACGAAGTATTTGGCCACGGAGAGTTAGAGCAATTAAACGGTAAAGCAGCAATTGGACACGTTCGTTATGCAACAGCTGGAGGCGGAGGGTTTGAAAATGTTCAACCCCTTCACTTCCGCTCTCATAGCGGAAGCATTGCGTTAGCTCATAATGGAAACTTGGTTAATGCAAATGCATTAAAGCATCAGCTAGAAAACCAAGGGAGTATTTTTCAATCAACATCTGATACAGAAGTACTGGCTCATTTAATTAAACGAAGCGGCTATGAAGATATGAAAGATAAAGTGAAAAATGCTTTATCAATGGTTAAAGGCGCATACGCATTCGTTATTTTAACAGAAGATACGATGATGGTTGCACTTGACCCTCACGGACTGCGTCCGTTATCAATTGGACGATTAGGTGATGCTTATGTAGTAGCTTCCGAAACGTGTGCGTTTGATATTGTTGGAGCAGTTCATGAGCGTGATGTAGAGCCTGGTGAATTACTCATTATTAACGATGAAGGTATTCAATCAGAACGTTTCACATTAAACGTAAACCGTGCCATTTGCAGTATGGAATATATTTATTTCTCAAGACCAGATAGTAATATTGATGGAATCAATGTTCACTCTGCTCGTAAAAACCTTGGGAAACAACTTGCAGTTGAGTCACCGATTGAAGCAGACGTTGTAACAGGCGTTCCGGATTCAAGTATTTCAGCAGCGATTGGTTTTGCAGAACAGTCAGGGATTCCATACGAATTAGGTTTAATTAAGAATCGATACGTAGGCCGTACATTCATTCAGCCTTCACAAGAATTGCGTGAACAAGGTGTAAAAATGAAGCTGTCTCCCGTACGTAAAATTGTAGAGGGTAAACGTGTTGTCATGGTAGATGATTCTATTGTTCGCGGCACAACAAGCCGTCGCATTGTTCGTATGCTTCGAGAAGCAGGAGCAACTGAAGTACATGTACGCATCAGTTCACCACCTATTAAAAATCCATGTTTTTATGGAATTGACACGTCGTCGTCCTCTGAGCTAATTGCTGCTACGCGCTCTGTTGAAGAAATTCGTGAATTGATTGAAGCTGATTCACTTGTTTTCTTAAGCAACGAAGGGTTAGTAGATGCAATCGGCAGACAGTATGAAGGCAACGGCGGACAGTGTATGGCATGTTTCACTGGAAAGTATCCAACTGAAATTTATCCAGATACTGTACACCCTCATGAAAAGGTAACTTGTTAGTTTTAACGTAAAAAAGGAGTGACAACATGTCATATTCATATAAACAAGCTGGAGTTGACTTAGAAGCAGGATATGAAGCTGTTTCACGTATTAAAAAGCACGTAGAACGCACTGCTCGTGCAGGTATTATGGGAACAGTCGGCGGCTTTGGCGGAATGTTCGATTTATCTACATTGAATTTAAAAGAGCCTGTTCTTGTTTCTGGTACAGATGGAGTAGGAACAAAATTGAAACTTGCTTTTCAAATGGATAAGCATGACACAATCGGTGTGGATGCAGTGGCCATGTGTGTAAACGACGTTTTAGCACAAGGAGCAGAGCCTCTTTACTTCTTAGATTATATTGCTTGCGGGAAAGCAGTTCCTGAAAAAATTGAATCGATTGTAAAAGGAATTGCAGACGGCTGTGAACAATCCAACTGTGCGTTAATTGGCGGAGAAACAGCTGAAATGCCAGGTTTATACGAAGAAGATGAATATGATCTTGCAGGGTTTACAGTAGGAGCAGTAGAAAAGTCAGAAATTATTACTGGAGATGAGATTAAAGCTGGACAGCTGTTGATCGGTATTTCATCTAGCGGTATTCACAGCAACGGCTACTCTCTTGTACGTAAAATCGTTGATGATCAAGGATTAAATCTTCACGAAACTTACGCTGGTTTTAATGAAAAGCTCGGAGTTGAGTTATTAACGCCAACAAAAATATACGTGAAGCCGGTCCTAAAAGCATTACATGCAGCTAAGATTGCAGGTATGGCTCATATTACTGGAGGCGGATTTGTTGAAAATATCCCTCGTATGCTTCCTGAAGGTTTAGGTGTAGAAATCGATTACGGTTCTTGGCCAATTCCATACGTGTTTGATTTCCTTGAAGAGCAAGGCAAGCTGGACCGTAAAGAAATGTTTGAAGTATTCAACATGGGAATCGGATTTGTTTTAGCTGTTGAACCTGAAGATATGAATAAAGTCATTGAAGCAATTGAAAACGAAGGCGAAAAAGCATTTGTTATCGGACGTGTAAAAGAAGGAACAGGTGTTGAATTTGCTGGAGGGACGTTTGCATGATAAATATTGCAGTGTTTGCTTCTGGAAACGGCAGTAACTTTCAATCCATCTACGAAGCAACTCAGTCAGGTCGATTAAAAGCAAATATTGCGCTTGTTGTTTGTAATAAACCGGATGCATACGTAATTGAACGAGCAAAAGCATGTGGAATACCATGCTTTGTTTGTTCGCCTAAAAACTATGAAAATAAAGAAGCGTATGAAGCAGCAATTCTTGCAGAGCTTACATCAGCTAAAGTAGAATTTCTTGTTTTAGCAGGATATATGCGATTAGTTGGTTCGACGTTGCTTAAGCCATACAAAAATCGTATTGTTAATATTCATCCGTCGCTTTTACCTGCATTTCCTGGGATTGATGCTATTGGTCAAGCTTTTGATGCAGGAGTAAAAGTGATTGGAATTACCGTGCATTTTGTAGATGAAGGAATGGATACAGGACCAATTATTGATCAGCAGGCTATTCGCATCGAAAAAGGCGATACAAGAGAAACAGTTGAGGCCCGTATTCATGAAATTGAACATCAATTTTATCCCGCGGTACTGAATGAATTATTTGAACAAGCCGCAGTTAAATAAATAGGATGTAACCTTGTCAAAAAAGTTTTAATCCTTTACTATGGTAGAGTAGTAGTGAAAGAAAGATTTTAAATGAGAGATCGGATCAGGAGGAGTTTACAAAATGACAGCAAAACGCGCACTTATTAGCGTATCTGATAAAGAAGGTATTGTTTCATTTGCACAAGAACTAAAGGACTTAGGAGTAGAAATTATTTCAACTGGCGGTACAAAACGTACCCTAGAAGAAAACGGCATTGACGTTATCGGAATTTCTGAAGTAACTGATTTCCCAGAAATTTTAGATGGCCGTTTAAAAACGTTGCATCCTAATGTTCACGGTGCTTTATTAGCGTTACGCGATAATGAAGAGCATCAAGCACAAATGAAAGAGCATAATATCTCGCCAATCGACTTTGTAGTTGTAAACTTATATCCATTTAAAAAGACAATTGAAAAAGAGGATGTAACGCTTGCTGAAGCGATTGAGAATATTGACATCGGTGGACCTACAATGCTTCGTTCAGCTGCGAAAAACTATCGTTCTGTCTCAGTTGTAGTAGATCCAAGCGATTACGCAACCGTAGTAGAAGAGCTAAAAGCTGATGGCAATGTTTCATTTGAAACCAATCAACGATTAGCAGCAAAAGTATTCCGTCATACGGCAGCTTATGATGCATTAATCGCTGAATACTTAACAAACATTACAGGTGAAACAACTCCTGAGAAATTAACAGTAACGTATGAGCGTGTTCAAGGCTTACGATACGGAGAAAACCCTCACCAACAAGCTTCTTTCTATAAAAAGCCGTTAACACAAAAAGGTTCTATTGCAACAGCTACGCAGCTGCATGGAAAAGAGTTATCATACAATAATATCAACGATGCAAATGCAGCTCTTCAAATCGTAAAAGAATTCAAAGAGCCGGCTATCGTAGCGATCAAACATATGAATCCTTGCGGTGTAGGTGTGGGTGAAACAATTGCTCAAGCTTATCAAAAAGCATACGAAGCGGATCCTACATCTATCTTTGGCGGCATCGTAGCAGCTAACCGTCCTATCGACCGTGAAACGGCTATTCAGTTAAAAGAAATTTTCTTAGAAATCATCATTGCTCCTGCGTTCGATCAAGAAGCATTAGATGTATTAACAGCTAAGAAAAACCTTCGTTTACTAACGATAGAGCTTGATGAAAAAGCAGAAAAAGAAGCATTCTTAACATCTGTAAAAGGCGGCGTGCTCGTTCAGGATGAAGACGTGTTCGGATTTGATGATGCAACAATTACTGTTCCAACGAAACGTGAGCCAACAGAAAAAGAGTGGGCAGATTTAAAATTAGCATGGAAAGTTGTTAAAAATGTTAAGTCTAATGCTATTGTACTTGCAAAAGATGACATGACAATCGGCGTAGGGGCTGGTCAAATGAATCGCGTAGGCGCTGCAAAAATTGCGATTGAACAAGCTGGTGAAAAAGCACAAGGTTCAGCTTTAGGTTCAGATGCGTTCTTCCCAATGGGCGATACAGTAGAAGCAGCAGCTAAAGCAGGAATCACAGCTATTATTCAGCCAGGCGGATCAATTCGTGATGAAGAGTCAATTGCAAAAGCAGATGAATACGGTATTGCAATGGTATTTACAGGCGTAAGACATTTTAAACATTAATGAGGTGAAGAACGTGAATGTTTTAGTTATTGGAAAAGGCGGAAGAGAGCATACAATTGCATGGAAAGCTTCAAAAAGTCCACTTGTTAACGAAGTGTTTGTAGCACCAGGAAATCCGGGCATGAGAGATGTGGCAACGATTGTACCAATCGATGAAAGCAGCCAAGAAGAGCTTGTGCTATTTGCAAGAGAAAACAAGATTGGATTAACAATTGTTGGACCAGAAAATCCGCTAATTGAAGGCATTGTTGATCGATTTGAACAAGAAGGTCTTCCAGTCTTTGGACCGCGCAAACAAGCAGCGATGATTGAAGGAAGCAAAAGCTTTGCAAAAGAGCTCATGAAAAAGTATGATATTCCAACCGCAGCGTATGAAACATTTACGTCTTACGAGGAAGCAAAAGCATATGTGGAAAAGCAAGGCGCTCCAATTGTTATTAAAGCAGACGGCTTAGCGGCTGGTAAAGGTGTAACTGTTGCTTTAACAGTGGAAGAAGCTGTAGATACATTACGTGATTTTCTAGTTGACCAAAAATTTAAAGAAGCAAGTGCAAAAGTAGTTGTAGAAGAATTTTTGGATGGTGAAGAATTTTCATTAATGGCATTTGTACGCGGTACAAATGTATATCCAATGGTAATTGCACAAGATCATAAGCGTGCTTTTGACGGGGATCAAGGTCCGAACACAGGAGGCATGGGAGCTTACTCTCCTGTTCCGCAAATCAGTGATGCAGAAGTACAAGAGGCTGTGGAAAACATCTTACTTCCAATGGCTAAAGGATTAGCTGAAGAAGGCTGTGAGTATACCGGAATTCTATATGCTGGTCTGATTCAAACACAAAAAGGACCAAAAGTTATTGAATTTAATGCGCGTTTTGGAGATCCTGAAACACAGGTTGTACTGCCGCGTATGAAAAGCGATTTAGTCGATGTGCTTCTTCGCATTTTGAAAGAAGAAAAAGTAGAAATTGAATGGGATGACGAAGCGGCTATCGGAATCGTATTAGCAGCAGCAGGCTACCCAGAAGATTATCAAAAGGGTGCGCCAATTAACGGGTTGGATGCGATTAGTGAAGACGCGCTTGTTTTCCACGCTGGTACAGCTTTAAAAAACGACACATACGTTTCAAACGGCGGCCGTGTTCTATTAGTAGGTGCTAAAGGAGCAACTCTTCAAGAAGCGCAGCAAGAAGTATACAAACAAATGGCTCATATCGATGTAGAAAAAGGCTTTTTCTATCGCAAAGACATCGGCCATCGTGCATTAACAAAAGCAGCTTTAAAATAAAAAAGGAGAGCTCCGGCTCTCCTTTTTACCTTATGAAGGATTATACGTTTCTTCATTTCCATTTGGATGGTGTTCATGTTCATCGTGTTTTTGACATGAATCATATGCGTACGTAAGGGGGCAAAAACGCGTGATGCCTTCTGCCACTTTTAAAGCTCCCATTAATCCTAAGAAGATGTATGAATCTTTGTACGGTCTGCGAGATAAACGAGATGTTGTCCAAGAAAGAAGGGTAAATCCCAGTGTAAGTCGAATTAATGCGTTAACAATGCCGATATTTGGTTT
This genomic interval carries:
- a CDS encoding YgaP family membrane protein, which produces MKPNIGIVNALIRLTLGFTLLSWTTSRLSRRPYKDSYIFLGLMGALKVAEGITRFCPLTYAYDSCQKHDEHEHHPNGNEETYNPS
- the purF gene encoding amidophosphoribosyltransferase yields the protein MLAEIKGLNEECGVFGVWGHENASQIAYYGLHSLQHRGQEGAGIAVTDGEKVTVMKGVGLVNEVFGHGELEQLNGKAAIGHVRYATAGGGGFENVQPLHFRSHSGSIALAHNGNLVNANALKHQLENQGSIFQSTSDTEVLAHLIKRSGYEDMKDKVKNALSMVKGAYAFVILTEDTMMVALDPHGLRPLSIGRLGDAYVVASETCAFDIVGAVHERDVEPGELLIINDEGIQSERFTLNVNRAICSMEYIYFSRPDSNIDGINVHSARKNLGKQLAVESPIEADVVTGVPDSSISAAIGFAEQSGIPYELGLIKNRYVGRTFIQPSQELREQGVKMKLSPVRKIVEGKRVVMVDDSIVRGTTSRRIVRMLREAGATEVHVRISSPPIKNPCFYGIDTSSSSELIAATRSVEEIRELIEADSLVFLSNEGLVDAIGRQYEGNGGQCMACFTGKYPTEIYPDTVHPHEKVTC
- the purH gene encoding bifunctional phosphoribosylaminoimidazolecarboxamide formyltransferase/IMP cyclohydrolase; this encodes MTAKRALISVSDKEGIVSFAQELKDLGVEIISTGGTKRTLEENGIDVIGISEVTDFPEILDGRLKTLHPNVHGALLALRDNEEHQAQMKEHNISPIDFVVVNLYPFKKTIEKEDVTLAEAIENIDIGGPTMLRSAAKNYRSVSVVVDPSDYATVVEELKADGNVSFETNQRLAAKVFRHTAAYDALIAEYLTNITGETTPEKLTVTYERVQGLRYGENPHQQASFYKKPLTQKGSIATATQLHGKELSYNNINDANAALQIVKEFKEPAIVAIKHMNPCGVGVGETIAQAYQKAYEADPTSIFGGIVAANRPIDRETAIQLKEIFLEIIIAPAFDQEALDVLTAKKNLRLLTIELDEKAEKEAFLTSVKGGVLVQDEDVFGFDDATITVPTKREPTEKEWADLKLAWKVVKNVKSNAIVLAKDDMTIGVGAGQMNRVGAAKIAIEQAGEKAQGSALGSDAFFPMGDTVEAAAKAGITAIIQPGGSIRDEESIAKADEYGIAMVFTGVRHFKH
- the purD gene encoding phosphoribosylamine--glycine ligase; the protein is MNVLVIGKGGREHTIAWKASKSPLVNEVFVAPGNPGMRDVATIVPIDESSQEELVLFARENKIGLTIVGPENPLIEGIVDRFEQEGLPVFGPRKQAAMIEGSKSFAKELMKKYDIPTAAYETFTSYEEAKAYVEKQGAPIVIKADGLAAGKGVTVALTVEEAVDTLRDFLVDQKFKEASAKVVVEEFLDGEEFSLMAFVRGTNVYPMVIAQDHKRAFDGDQGPNTGGMGAYSPVPQISDAEVQEAVENILLPMAKGLAEEGCEYTGILYAGLIQTQKGPKVIEFNARFGDPETQVVLPRMKSDLVDVLLRILKEEKVEIEWDDEAAIGIVLAAAGYPEDYQKGAPINGLDAISEDALVFHAGTALKNDTYVSNGGRVLLVGAKGATLQEAQQEVYKQMAHIDVEKGFFYRKDIGHRALTKAALK
- the purM gene encoding phosphoribosylformylglycinamidine cyclo-ligase, yielding MSYSYKQAGVDLEAGYEAVSRIKKHVERTARAGIMGTVGGFGGMFDLSTLNLKEPVLVSGTDGVGTKLKLAFQMDKHDTIGVDAVAMCVNDVLAQGAEPLYFLDYIACGKAVPEKIESIVKGIADGCEQSNCALIGGETAEMPGLYEEDEYDLAGFTVGAVEKSEIITGDEIKAGQLLIGISSSGIHSNGYSLVRKIVDDQGLNLHETYAGFNEKLGVELLTPTKIYVKPVLKALHAAKIAGMAHITGGGFVENIPRMLPEGLGVEIDYGSWPIPYVFDFLEEQGKLDRKEMFEVFNMGIGFVLAVEPEDMNKVIEAIENEGEKAFVIGRVKEGTGVEFAGGTFA
- the purL gene encoding phosphoribosylformylglycinamidine synthase subunit PurL; the protein is MSLLLEPNVEQIKEQKLYRDMGLTDEEFANVEQLLGRTPNYTETGLFSVMWSEHCSYKNSKPVLKKFPITGEKVLQGPGEGAGIVDIGDNQAVVFKIESHNHPSAIEPYQGAATGVGGIIRDVFSMGARPIALLNSLRFGELTSPKVRHLFEEVVAGIAGYGNCVGIPTVGGEIQFEASYEGNPLVNAMCVGLINHEDIQKGQAKGVGNTVMYVGAKTGRDGIHGATFASEELSDQSDEKRPAVQVGDPFMEKLLLEACLELIKCDALVGIQDMGAAGLTSSSAEMASKAGSGIEMNLDLVPQRETGMTPYEMMLSESQERMLIVVEKGRENEIVEIVEKYGLEAVSVGHVTDDKRLRLTHNGEVVADVPVDALAEDAPVYHKPSQEPAYYREFQEQSAYAPTVENHSDMLVTLLKQPTIANKEWVYNQYDYQVRTNTVVSPGSDAAVVRVRDTNKALAMTTDCNSRYLYLDPEVGGRIAVAEAARNLVCSGAQPLAITDCLNFGNPEKPEIFWQIEKATDGMSDACRELSTPVIGGNVSLYNETKGEAIYPTPVIGMVGLIDDINHITTQYAKQKDDLIYIIGKAEAEFAGTELQKVLENGTVFGHSPKLDLAVEKTRQDQLLQAIREGAVQSAHDIAEGGFAVALAEKVMNGSGLGVDVTVDGEATAELFSETQSRFIVTVSPENKEKFEMLVQDATLVGRVTEDATLTVKHQENVLVQLSVEELTTAWKGALPCLLKSKA
- the purC gene encoding phosphoribosylaminoimidazolesuccinocarboxamide synthase codes for the protein MEKQELLYEGKAKKIYATDEQDVLWVAYKNEATAFNGQKKAEISGKAQLNNQISSLLFSMLHEQGITTHFVKQLSDHEQAVKKVEIVPLEVVVRNATAGSLAKRIGVEEGIRFEQPIVELYYKDDALGDPLILAEHAIFLKAATQEEIDSLKAQALQINEVLSKFFKDKDIFLVDFKLEFGRTSQGDIILADEISPDTCRFWDVHTNEKLDKDVFRRDLGGLTEAYEKILQRIGG
- the purQ gene encoding phosphoribosylformylglycinamidine synthase subunit PurQ, translating into MKFAVIVFPGSNCDVDMYHAIKDELGEEVDYVWHDTESLDQYDGILLPGGFSYGDYLRSGAIARFSNVMDAVKKAASQGKPVLGVCNGFQILLEAGLLPGAMRRNENLKFICKTVNLKVANNETMFTNAYGKDEVIAIPVAHGEGNYYCDEHTLQKLIENNQILFQYAGDNPNGSLQDIAGITNETGNVLGMMPHPERAVSDLLGSADGLKLFQSIVKQWREQNVVTS
- the purN gene encoding phosphoribosylglycinamide formyltransferase codes for the protein MINIAVFASGNGSNFQSIYEATQSGRLKANIALVVCNKPDAYVIERAKACGIPCFVCSPKNYENKEAYEAAILAELTSAKVEFLVLAGYMRLVGSTLLKPYKNRIVNIHPSLLPAFPGIDAIGQAFDAGVKVIGITVHFVDEGMDTGPIIDQQAIRIEKGDTRETVEARIHEIEHQFYPAVLNELFEQAAVK
- the purS gene encoding phosphoribosylformylglycinamidine synthase subunit PurS: MYKVKVFVTLRESVLDPQGVAVKNSLHRMSYEEVEEVRIGKFLELTIDSTDSLDERVKEMCEKLLVNTVIEDYRYEVEEVVVQ